The Atribacterota bacterium genome contains the following window.
TGTTCCGGCAAAGAAAAACATTGAATTTTGGATTCTTAGCGTGAGAATGATGCCTCCTGTAGCTGTTATTGTGCCTTTATACCTCATCATGCGTTCGTTCAAACTCCTTGATAAGTCTGCGGGACTTATTATTATTCATATTGCTTTCAATCTTCCATTTGTGATTTGGATTTTGGCTGGATTCTTGCGCAGTATTCCGAAAGATGTCGAAGAGGCGGCTTTAATTGATGGTTGTAGCTGGTTGCAGTCACTTGTACGCATTTCATTACCCCTGGCAGCACCGGGTTTGGCTACGACGAGTATTTTTAGTTTCATGTTTTCTTGGAATGAATTGTTGGCTGCTCTGGTTTTAACCGGAAGGAATGCAAAAACGTTGCCGGTTGCTATTTCTGAATACTGGTCAAATACCCAAATTCGCTGGGAGGCGATGGCGGCAACCTCTATGGTGCACGTGATTCCCATCATTATTGTGACTTTCCTCATTCAGCGTTACATCGTCCGTGGTCTTACCCTGGGTGCGGTGAAAGAATGACCTGGGCCAATCTCTCCCCAACGGGGAGGTTGAGTTAAATTCACAAGGTAAAGGAGGTAGGAGAACGTGAGGAAGCTTGTGATGGTGTTT
Protein-coding sequences here:
- a CDS encoding carbohydrate ABC transporter permease, whose translation is MKSTNNGRFRKMVFQAFIYFFAIVFVMVSIFPILWLFLTSFKDRVEIFSIPPVWLPKIRAENYIHEFSGNNSRFPFLLNSLKVGLISTLFTLIIGVLAAYGIARFPVPAKKNIEFWILSVRMMPPVAVIVPLYLIMRSFKLLDKSAGLIIIHIAFNLPFVIWILAGFLRSIPKDVEEAALIDGCSWLQSLVRISLPLAAPGLATTSIFSFMFSWNELLAALVLTGRNAKTLPVAISEYWSNTQIRWEAMAATSMVHVIPIIIVTFLIQRYIVRGLTLGAVKE